The Enoplosus armatus isolate fEnoArm2 chromosome 5, fEnoArm2.hap1, whole genome shotgun sequence genome contains the following window.
GTAGGTTGTGGACACCCGCGGGCCCCtgatctgcagcagctccaggagTACCCTGACCTCCAGCTGCGGCTGCCCCGGCTGCAGCGGGCCCTCCCTGGACCGTGGCATTAGGCGAGGGTGCTGGTTTAGGCCGGGGCCTGTTATAGCTGTTATATCGATCGGTCCCTTGCTCTCCACTTTTCTCCGGCTCTGGTTGGTCCAACGCAGACTTCCGAACAAACAGGGGTTCCTTGGACTTCGGTTTAGTAGTTGGGGGGTCACTAGGTTTGGACTCTGTGCTGGCTGAATTGGGGGAGTTGTTAGAGCCACTGCTGGTACCAGGGCTGGCTGGTTTGTTAGTCCGAGGGTCATACAGACTGATGCTGCTCAGCACACTGGCTCCCCCTGGTGCCCCGGCTCCCACACTGCGTCCTGCCCCACCTGAGGAGAGCAGCCTTGGGTCGTATGGGGCAAtggtggggggaggggagcTAGATGTCGTTGCTGGAGAGGTAGAGGACACAGGAGGAGGCGTGGGATCTGATGGTTGCTTCAGTGCTGACTTCTGAGGCTGCAGACGGGGGTCTGTGGGGCCTTTACGGGCCGCACGGGGGTCAACAGGCTTCTCCGCAGGTGCAGGAGGCATGGGGGGAGGTGGACCCAGCAGCGACACAGGGGGAACAGGGGTGGgtaagagaggaggggagggagtcTGGGACGGGCTGGAGTTGACAGTCTTCAGGATCCGAGACAGCAGCTCAAAAtctgggagggaggaggtggaggaggaaggagcagggGGGTCCAATGAGGGAGGAGGCTGCACGGGGGGAGGCTGTGAGTGAGGGAGCGGCTGCTGAGTGCGGGACAGACGTGGGTCTATGGAAGAGACAGGAGGGATGCCTGGTGGGAGTGGAAGGAGATCCTGCTTGGGGATAGGGAGTGGAAGGAGATCTTCAGGCGACCAGGTGATGGTTTTGGAGAAGGCTGGCATGTGGAGAACAATATCCTTCTTGATGTGGCTGAACTGCTGTAGCTGTGAGCGTGGATCTCTCAGAGCCATACCCATGAGTGGGTCCAGAGGAATCGGCACTGGCTTGTCTCTGAGAACTcgctctgtctcctcctcctctgctgctggggTGGTAAGCGGCGGGGGCTTGTAGACCAGAGGAGGCTCTGGTTTAGAAGCAGGAGGCGAGTGGGAGGTGGATCCAGCTGAAGTAGCAGCAGCTAGCCGGGCTAACCTGGGGTCTGCAGGTGGTCCAGAGGAAGATGGAGCGGACATGGAGTGGGTGGAGTCGGAGATTTGGCCCGATTCTGCACCTCGTGCCAGGCGTGGGTCCCGAGCCAAGCGGGGGTCTGCTGGCCGAGCCGGAGCGTTGGCAGGAGAAGCCTTCTGGAGGCGAGGATCACTCGGGGGGCCATCAGATTTTTGAGGAGCCTGGGTCTGCTGGCGGAGCGTCTTCAAGATGGAAGTCACACTACCACCGCCATCCTCATCTTCACTGGAGTACCAGTTCCCTGAGTCACCTAGGAAAGGAGGACAGACATGCTTGGGTGTTAACTCTGGTTTGTtaggaaaataaaaacccaaATAGATACATTTCACACCAGACACACATGTGATTAACCCTGAAGGAATCTTAAAAAAGATATTTGTGGTTTCTGTTAACTGTTGGGAAGTTTAGCGGAGAAAGTGCGTATCTTCTGAATGGTATTACTGTCACATTGTGCAAACTTTGAATTTGCTGGGGGCCCTTAAAATGATTAAAGCAATGATACTGCTTACTTTATTGACAACCACATCTGCGCATTATGTGAACTAGACCATTAAATTCACATAAGTCGACAATAACAATCAACAAGTATACATATGAAAGCCTGCCTATAACTACATGTGTTCTCATGAATCTACAGTATTTTTCTGTAAAACTTTCCTGGAGACTACCTACTAAATATACAGTGTTTTAGCTATGAAGGAAAATATATACATGAAATGgggatttttttaaacaaatgacaaaaagatAAGCAAAGGACGACAACAACTCACTATCACAAAACAATGACTAATAGTTTATACACAAACAGGTGCAGATGCTTTTCCTCTACCTTCAGTGTCTCTACTCTTCTCTGCTCCTCCCTCGGCCATCCTGCgagctctctcctcttcttcctgctgcTTCTGTTGGATCCTCATGAACAGAACGCGCTGCGCTGGAGGCAGGAAGTCAGGCACAGAAATCCCTCCCTGATTGGCTGACGCTCCATTAGCAGAGCCTTCTTGGCCACCTGATTGATTACCAAAtttccctgctcctcctctctcgtcCATGCCAGCAAAACCCTGGTAGGTGTCACCTGAGAGGGAACAGTGAGGGTACTCTTCAGTACAGAAAGAGTAACTATCACCTAAAAATACCGTGCTTCAATCAACCGATAAGTCCAAAGCTAACTTGGTCTTTCAGTTTTTGATTATTGAAATTCACTCTCACCTTCTTGCACCACTCCCTCCATCTTCATACCGTCCTGCTGATTGAAGAAATTACCAAAGAAGTTTCCTCCACCCTGAGGAGGACCTGGAGGCATAGTACCTCCATGTGGAGGGCCGTCACCGGATGCAAATCCTCCCATCATGGGTGGTCCACCAGGGCCTATGTTGGGGGGCCCCTGGTTCATCCCAAGATTGGGGCCCATGTTCTGCATGTCAGGGGGCATCATGCCGGGGGGAGTAGGGAAGTGGGGGGGAGGGGCACCAGGGGCCCCTTGGGGTCCAGGTGCTGCAGTCTGACTCTGGTTGCCACTTGGAGTCTGGCTTCTGATAAAGAAGGGAGAGTAGCAGTTAGGATTCAGACACTGTCCGAAAGGTGATAAAGGTGGTGTTGTATGGGAGTGCATTATATTCAgagatgtttctaatattttggtcccatcatgtatgtaaatagagtggacaaaatattagaaacacctgttCAAGCTAAAATGAcatgttaagttgctctttaaagtCTTCTATTATTCACAGTTGTAAATTGTATAAAAATGAGAGTAGCTCTgtatgattcacagttcattttatcttctgtctgaaacaagccgtctTAGCTCCTTAAGGCCCCCCCTCCCTAAAGGCCACTTTCTATAGATTGGCCAACTTGCTGGAAGCCTACAGAGGAGCAGCACCCAGTGCTTGTGAGCACcgcctcatcctctcctcccaaACTGTAAACCTACTAAGTAACATAATATCTCGTTCTTGATTGAAAAATGGTGGAGGTATTCAATATATAGATAGTCTTCGTGGAGTGTTCCTTTAATGATTTACAAATGAGAACTCTTTGTCACTCTAGAAAAAATCACAAGctacattttctgaaaagattCCCTTTCATTTTTGATCTCTTACCTGACGGCCAGTTTCTGAGCCAGCTGTCCTGTTGGCTGAACTTTAATCTCAAACAATGAGGGGATCTTTTTCCCTGCGCAacctccccctccaccaccgGGAGGTGGGGGGCCCATGTGGGGAGGAGGGCCACTTGGATTTGGGGGCCCACCTTGGAAGGGAATGCCTTCAGGGCCATGAACAGGGGGACCAGCACAGGGGTTAGGCCCAGGAACAGGCCCTGGTCCTGGGGGACCTTTGCTGGGAATGGGCCCCTGGTTAGGTCCAGGAAGACCCCCAAAGTCACCTGCCACAGGCCCGCCAAAATCCCCGGCCCCTGTGTTGGTGTCTACAGGAACAGGCCGAGGAGGTGTGGGAAGGAGGCCAACTCCAGGAGGGGGTTTGGGGAGAGGGTTGATCCCCTGCTTCTTCAGCTCCGCCACCTCCTTCTCATCCTCAGCTCCAgcctctgcatcctctgccaACATCTAGAAAACAAGGTCACAAAGATATCCACTGATAAtttttctgaaatattttctcaaggcatttataaaatacagtttctGTTGTTGAACAATTTCACCCcacaaactgttttatttaaaaagctgtATTTCAGATCTCTGAAGTTGAACTTGAATGTACTTATAAtacaacagtgaaatatttcaaaccTTATAAAGGTcttcacagaaaacagctgagaAAAGAAGGATACAGTGGTAGAGGATCATACCTTGTTAAGCAGCTCCTGGGTGTCATCGTTGAGGGCTTCATGGGAGAACATGCATTCATCGCCGTTGACACAGTTCCCTGTGGTGTGGAACAGCTTACAGGGGAATTCACGTGCCATAGGAGTCAAGGAGAAACGCTCACAAAAAAACTgtaatgaaaactgaaactgaccCTGTTTTCTGGATTTCCTCATCTGAATTCTGAGTTTAACCTCATATCATATTTTCAGTTAGGTGAAATTAGCCTAAAGGCTTTAGTGTTTCATTATCTCTATTCAGAGACAGACGAACAGGTACTCATCAATATATCCAGAATTCCCTTGTACTAATAAATATTCTCTCTGTGTGGTCGATAGTAAAGGATATCATGCATGTAAGGACAGTGGTCGGCTCGGGCACAAAATCCGGTGATGTAGAACTTGCACAGCTCCTTCTTCTTCGGCAGCTCAATGTCATGGCTGAAGTTGCAGTGGTCCCCCTGGTGAAAAAAAGGCCATAATGAAACCTGTGTGTCTGAGGGCTCATGACTGACAAGTTTGAGAGAGCTGCCAAGAGATAATTCATAGACCACAGAGGATAAAATAATCAACAAAGTATcaagtatttttgtttgtttcgttattgtgttgtgttgcctTGTATTAAATGTAGAAAGGTGCCTCCAGAGTTCTTGTCATCTTAAATTCATCATCTTTGCATCTTGCTAAAGTTCACTGGTGCCAAATTTCTTTGACAATAATCATCATATTAGAACATGGTGGTTcctgattaaaaacattttaaaaattcaatttttgtcgcaaaaataaacttttgaTTTTTT
Protein-coding sequences here:
- the zc3h4 gene encoding zinc finger CCCH domain-containing protein 4 produces the protein MAVESMTVHPNSPTTNHEHNSLLTDERGIKLAFSGKRVQRPEDGELEEGELEDDGGDVAEEEMGGGMSAVGGGGDGGDEAGGGGEAGGEGAGERPQRSKERHASSNSDDERSHRRKRKRKKEKEREREKRRSKKKRKSKYKRHASSDDDHSDFSDDSDYSPSEKRKYREYSPQYPPSSHGGYGSSKKGSYMKMDKQSYVGYDEYDDDNFEGEEDEDMVEEDYDDFTKELNQYRKAKEGGGGRGGRGGRGRMKNQRGRGGMRGGRRGRGGGRGRGGRGGGGKMGGDNDDGDGYGDDMEYGDDDYDNMGDDDYDDYSKELNQYKKSKDRGRGKGGRGRGRGKGGRGMVRGGRGRNRGRGRGDMGMDDDNNGDMDNGEGGGGGDGPGPGRRNQNEKHQDKKGKAICKYYIEGRCTWGDHCNFSHDIELPKKKELCKFYITGFCARADHCPYMHGEFPCKLFHTTGNCVNGDECMFSHEALNDDTQELLNKMLAEDAEAGAEDEKEVAELKKQGINPLPKPPPGVGLLPTPPRPVPVDTNTGAGDFGGPVAGDFGGLPGPNQGPIPSKGPPGPGPVPGPNPCAGPPVHGPEGIPFQGGPPNPSGPPPHMGPPPPGGGGGGCAGKKIPSLFEIKVQPTGQLAQKLAVRSQTPSGNQSQTAAPGPQGAPGAPPPHFPTPPGMMPPDMQNMGPNLGMNQGPPNIGPGGPPMMGGFASGDGPPHGGTMPPGPPQGGGNFFGNFFNQQDGMKMEGVVQEGDTYQGFAGMDERGGAGKFGNQSGGQEGSANGASANQGGISVPDFLPPAQRVLFMRIQQKQQEEEERARRMAEGGAEKSRDTEGDSGNWYSSEDEDGGGSVTSILKTLRQQTQAPQKSDGPPSDPRLQKASPANAPARPADPRLARDPRLARGAESGQISDSTHSMSAPSSSGPPADPRLARLAAATSAGSTSHSPPASKPEPPLVYKPPPLTTPAAEEEETERVLRDKPVPIPLDPLMGMALRDPRSQLQQFSHIKKDIVLHMPAFSKTITWSPEDLLPLPIPKQDLLPLPPGIPPVSSIDPRLSRTQQPLPHSQPPPVQPPPSLDPPAPSSSTSSLPDFELLSRILKTVNSSPSQTPSPPLLPTPVPPVSLLGPPPPMPPAPAEKPVDPRAARKGPTDPRLQPQKSALKQPSDPTPPPVSSTSPATTSSSPPPTIAPYDPRLLSSGGAGRSVGAGAPGGASVLSSISLYDPRTNKPASPGTSSGSNNSPNSASTESKPSDPPTTKPKSKEPLFVRKSALDQPEPEKSGEQGTDRYNSYNRPRPKPAPSPNATVQGGPAAAGAAAAGGQGTPGAAADQGPAGVHNLPVSSLFGVVKQATKPGGTSSPFGGNSPVQSDQAATEQDNASLKEVFKGFDPTASPFCQ